From the Manis javanica isolate MJ-LG chromosome 11, MJ_LKY, whole genome shotgun sequence genome, one window contains:
- the OR52B2 gene encoding olfactory receptor 52B2, which yields MTHTNLTVFHPEVFILLGIPGLEAYHVWLSVPLCLMYSTAVLGNSILIVVIITERSLHEPMYFFLSMLAITDILLSTTTVPKALAIFWLHAHDIAFEACVTQVFFVHMMFVGESAILLAMSFDRFVAICAPLHYTTVLTWSTVGRIALAIVTRSFCIIFPVIFLLKRLPFCRTNIIPHSYCEHIGVARLACADITVNIWYGFSVPIVMVILDVTLIAVSYSLILQVVFRLTSQDAWHKALNTCGSHLCVVLMFYVPSFFTLLTHRFGHNIPRHVHILLADLYVVVPPMLNPIVYGVKTKQIREGVAHRFLDFKAWCCASHLG from the coding sequence ATGACTCACACCAACCTTACCGTCTTTCACCCTGAAGTTTTTATCCTCCTTGGTATCCCTGGGTTGGAGGCTTATCATGTTTGGCTGTCGGTACCCCTCTGCCTCATGTATAGCACTGCAGTCCTGGGGAACAGCATCCTGATAGTGGTCATCATCACAGAACGTAGCCTTCACgagcccatgtacttcttcctctccatgcTGGCCATCACGGACATCCTGCTGTCCACCACTACAGTACCCAAGGCCCTGGCCATCTTTTGGCTCCATGCTCATGACATTGCCTTTGAGGCCTGTGTCACCCAAGTTTTCTTTGTCCACATGATGTTTGTGGGGGAGTCAGCCATCCTATTGGCCATGTCCTTTGACCGCTTTGTGGCCATCTGTGCCCCCCTGCATTATACAACAGTGCTGACATGGTCCACTGTGGGAAGGATTGCTCTGGCCATTGTCACTAGAAGCTTCTGCATCATCTTCCCAGTGATCTTCTTGCTGAAGCGGCTGCCCTTCTGCCGGACCAACATCATCCCCCATTCTTACTGTGAGCATATTGGCGTGGCCCGCTTGGCCTGTGCTGACATCACCGTTAATATCTGGTATGGTTTCTCAGTGCCCATTGTCATGGTCATCTTGGATGTGACCCTCATCGCTGTGTCGTACTCTCTGATCCTCCAAGTGGTGTTTCGTTTGACCTCGCAGGATGCATGGCACAAGGCCCTGAACACCTGTGGCTCCCACCTCTGTGTCGTCCTCATGTTTTATGTTCCATCCTTTTTTACATTATTGACCCACCGCTTTGGGCATAACATTCCTCGACATGTCCACATCCTGCTAGCCGATCTATATGTGGTGGTGCCACCAATGCTCAACCCCATTGTCTATGGTGTGAAGACTAAGCAGATCCGGGAGGGTGTAGCCCACCGGTTCCTTGACTTCAAGGCCTGGTGCTGTGCTTCCCATCTGGGCTAA